The Bdellovibrio sp. NC01 genome includes the window CCTTTGGATTTAACTCCGCCACCAGTCGTTGAAAATCCTCCCGAGCCACGTTCCATTGAACAACTTCATGAAGAGTGGTTGGCGGAACAAGGGGCGGGTTCTGCGCAGAAAACGGCGCTCGACCCTGTTGCACAGTGGGAAAAGCAGAAACAAAAAGACCTCGAGAAAAAGCGTAAAGCTTTAGCGGAAATTCAAAAGCAGATTGAAAGCGATAAAGAAAGTCTGTGGATTGAAGCAGGGACGTTTTTAAAAACTCACGGATCGTTAGAGGTTCCGGAAGAGTTGCAAGCTTTTGTCGATAAAAAACAATCATTGAGCTGGAATATCGAAAACAGTTTCAGCAAGGCGAAACAACTTGTTGGCAAAAAAGAAGGTGCTCGCGAGCGATTGACTGAGCTCGTTGCAGAAATTGCGAAACTTGAAAAATCTCAATTCAGTGAAAAACGTCAAAAGAATCAGTTGATCGACCTGATGCAAAAGACCGATGCTCGTGGTCGTAAGTTGCATTTGGATTCAGGGGCCCTTGCTTATTGTGGAAAGTCAGCGGCAGATAATTTGGCGTTGCTTCGTCAGGCAAAAGCTTGGGACTACTGGCTGCATTTGAAAGATTACCCGGGCGCGCATGCGATCATTCATCGCCAACGTGATCAGGAAGTTCCTGCGGGTGAGGTGCAAGAGGTTGCAGCTTGGGTCGCTAAAGAGTCGTTGTCATCAAAGTCATTGATGGTGGGGCAAAAAGTCGCCGTGGTTATGGTAGAGTGCCGCTTCGTTCGTCCGATCAAGGGTGATAAATTGGGAAGAGTCACTTACCATTCGGAAAAGACCTTTCATTTCACTTTGCGTTAGGCCCTCACTTCACTCGGGACAAGCTTGACTGAAAGTCGTGCGGGTTTAGAATTTCTTCTGCATACATGCTAG containing:
- a CDS encoding DUF814 domain-containing protein, with amino-acid sequence MKALTQQELQTFVTSIFPAIEGAQLQEVQVSDRGLALGFHRETMLWLILDLVPNTPMMLLFEENSPFKKGAKSKPVALFLNSHARNLYLHKMEVQTEFGRVVKMLLKNSHKECEIEIRMIPKQCNVIVKAEGKHIAWERPLDLTPPPVVENPPEPRSIEQLHEEWLAEQGAGSAQKTALDPVAQWEKQKQKDLEKKRKALAEIQKQIESDKESLWIEAGTFLKTHGSLEVPEELQAFVDKKQSLSWNIENSFSKAKQLVGKKEGARERLTELVAEIAKLEKSQFSEKRQKNQLIDLMQKTDARGRKLHLDSGALAYCGKSAADNLALLRQAKAWDYWLHLKDYPGAHAIIHRQRDQEVPAGEVQEVAAWVAKESLSSKSLMVGQKVAVVMVECRFVRPIKGDKLGRVTYHSEKTFHFTLR